One genomic window of Nicotiana sylvestris chromosome 10, ASM39365v2, whole genome shotgun sequence includes the following:
- the LOC138879394 gene encoding uncharacterized protein has protein sequence MLCEDSKVIPGETLATQHRLLVMDISIMIRRKKRPVRGRLRIRWGTLTKDKAQKLEGRLSAMGAWRSSGDANTMWSTMADCIRKAAREVLGISSGRTDGHKGDWWWNAVVQGKVEAKTAAYLMLIGSTGEEEKRANNERYKVARKEAKMAVTEAKTAAFARLYEELGNKGGVKKLFRLAKVRERAAQDLDQVRCIKYDDGKVLMGDDQIKRR, from the coding sequence ATGTTGTGCGAGGATAGcaaagttatcccaggtgagacacttgcaacgcagcataggcttttggtgatggacattagtattatgataaggaggaagaagaggccAGTACGAGGCCGACTGAGGATTAGGTGGGGCaccttgactaaggataaagctcagaagttggaaggaaggttatcggcaatgggagcttggagaagtagtggggacgcaaacactatgtggtcgacgatGGCAGACTGTATAAGGAAGgcagcgagagaggtgttagggatatcttcgGGTCGCACCGatggccacaaaggagactggtggtggaatgcagttgtccaaggtaaagtagAAGCTAAGACGGCGGCTTACCTAATGTTAATAGGGAGCACTGGTGAGGAAGAGAAGAGAGCGAATAAtgagaggtataaggtagctaggaaggaggcgaagatggcagtaacggaggctaagacggcagcttttgctcgtctgtatgaggaactagggaacaaaggcggggtgaagaagttattccgactcgctaaggtgagagagagggcGGCTcaggatctggaccaagtgaggtgcataaaatatgatgacggcaaagttttgatgggggatgatcagattaagaggagatga